The following are encoded in a window of Numida meleagris isolate 19003 breed g44 Domestic line chromosome 9, NumMel1.0, whole genome shotgun sequence genomic DNA:
- the LARP6 gene encoding la-related protein 6 isoform X1, translated as MSVLIKPVKVVSSILNVSGGENDDDSDQNWKPPENDLIQKLIAQIEYYFSDENLEKDAFLLKHVRRNKMGYVSVKLLTSFKKVKHLTRDWRTTAHALKYSDMLELNDDNRKVRRNTPVPVFPSENLPTRMLLVYDIHMISELQGFNKQENGCIQERVMEYLLKAFVTFGVISSVRILKPGRDLPPDIRRFSSRYTQMGTQECAIIEFEEVDAAVQAHDFMCAEKKETGMKVVLIGMKPPKKKVPKDKNRDEDTSKSVKKVRSLNKRVEALQFTGDESSANSSSEPESNPTSPLSGRKSTVTSTTSKLSPVIHPNNHLSPNVSPRSSPWNSPSSLRKVTKKSPLAEDGKLNPSTSPEIPRKSTDYSSDSSITPSGSPWVQRRKAQTITQEKSPVSSPMLARKIQTADGLPVGVLRLPKGPDGTKGFHSGCERRKAMKNE; from the exons ATGTCTGTACTAATAAAACCTGTAAAAGTTGTAAGCTCCATCCTGAATGTAAG tggCGGGGAAAATGATGATGACTCTGATCAGAACTGGAAACCACCAGAAAATGACCTGATCCAGAAGTTAATAGCACAGATTGAATACTATTTCTCAGATGAGAACCTTGAGAAAGATGCCTTCCTTCTAAAGCATGTGAGAAGAAATAAGATGGGCTACGTCAGTGTTAAACTCCTCACTTCTTTTAAGAAA GTAAAACACCTTACTCGTGACTGGAGAACCACAGCCCATGCACTGAAGTACTCAGACATGCTTGAGCTCAACGATGATAACAGAAAGGTTAGAAGAAATACACCAGTTCCAGTGTTTCCAAGTGAAAACCTCCCTACCAGGATGTTACTTGTGTATGATATCCACATGATTTCTGAACTGCAGGGTtttaacaaacaagaaaacGGGTGTATACAAGAAAGGGTAATGGAGTACCTCCTCAAAGCCTTTGTAACTTTTGGTGTAATTTCATCAGTTCGTATTCTCAAGCCTGGTAGGGATCTACCACCTGATATCAGGAGGTTCAGCAGTCGGTATACGCAAATGGGAACACAAGAATGTGCAATTATAGAATTTGAAGAAGTAGATGCTGCTGTACAGGCTCATGACTTCATGtgtgctgaaaagaaagagactGGCATGAAAGTTGTCTTGATAGGCATGAAACCTCCAAAGAAAAAGGTTCCTAAAGACAAGAACCGTGATGAAGATACCAGCAAGAGTGTTAAGAAGGTTAGATCCCTTAATAAGAGAGTTGAGGCACTTCAGTTTACTGGTGATGAATCATCAGCAAATAGCTCTTCTGAGCCAGAGAGTAATCCTACATCACCACTGTCAGGACGCAAAAGTACTGTGACAAGTACTACAAGTAAGTTGAGTCCTGTCATTCACCCAAACAACCATCTGAGTCCTAACGTATCGCCCAGATCAAGTCCTTGGAACAGTCCATCCTCGCTAAGAAAAGTGACCAAAAAGTCCCCACTGGCTGAAGACGGCAAACTTAACCCAAGTACTAGCCCTGAAATTCCAAGAAAATCTACAGATTATTCTTCAGATAGCAGTATTACACCTTCTGGTAGTCCCTGggtacagagaagaaaagctcaAACTATAACACAAGAGAAGAGTCCGGTCAGTAGCCCCATGTTAGCTCGGAAAATACAAACTGCAGATGGTCTACCTGTAGGGGTGCTGCGGCTGCCTAAAGGTCCTGATGGCACTAAAGGATTCCACAGTGGctgtgaaagaaggaaagctaTGAAGAATGAATAa
- the LARP6 gene encoding la-related protein 6 isoform X2, with protein MGYVSVKLLTSFKKVKHLTRDWRTTAHALKYSDMLELNDDNRKVRRNTPVPVFPSENLPTRMLLVYDIHMISELQGFNKQENGCIQERVMEYLLKAFVTFGVISSVRILKPGRDLPPDIRRFSSRYTQMGTQECAIIEFEEVDAAVQAHDFMCAEKKETGMKVVLIGMKPPKKKVPKDKNRDEDTSKSVKKVRSLNKRVEALQFTGDESSANSSSEPESNPTSPLSGRKSTVTSTTSKLSPVIHPNNHLSPNVSPRSSPWNSPSSLRKVTKKSPLAEDGKLNPSTSPEIPRKSTDYSSDSSITPSGSPWVQRRKAQTITQEKSPVSSPMLARKIQTADGLPVGVLRLPKGPDGTKGFHSGCERRKAMKNE; from the exons ATGGGCTACGTCAGTGTTAAACTCCTCACTTCTTTTAAGAAA GTAAAACACCTTACTCGTGACTGGAGAACCACAGCCCATGCACTGAAGTACTCAGACATGCTTGAGCTCAACGATGATAACAGAAAGGTTAGAAGAAATACACCAGTTCCAGTGTTTCCAAGTGAAAACCTCCCTACCAGGATGTTACTTGTGTATGATATCCACATGATTTCTGAACTGCAGGGTtttaacaaacaagaaaacGGGTGTATACAAGAAAGGGTAATGGAGTACCTCCTCAAAGCCTTTGTAACTTTTGGTGTAATTTCATCAGTTCGTATTCTCAAGCCTGGTAGGGATCTACCACCTGATATCAGGAGGTTCAGCAGTCGGTATACGCAAATGGGAACACAAGAATGTGCAATTATAGAATTTGAAGAAGTAGATGCTGCTGTACAGGCTCATGACTTCATGtgtgctgaaaagaaagagactGGCATGAAAGTTGTCTTGATAGGCATGAAACCTCCAAAGAAAAAGGTTCCTAAAGACAAGAACCGTGATGAAGATACCAGCAAGAGTGTTAAGAAGGTTAGATCCCTTAATAAGAGAGTTGAGGCACTTCAGTTTACTGGTGATGAATCATCAGCAAATAGCTCTTCTGAGCCAGAGAGTAATCCTACATCACCACTGTCAGGACGCAAAAGTACTGTGACAAGTACTACAAGTAAGTTGAGTCCTGTCATTCACCCAAACAACCATCTGAGTCCTAACGTATCGCCCAGATCAAGTCCTTGGAACAGTCCATCCTCGCTAAGAAAAGTGACCAAAAAGTCCCCACTGGCTGAAGACGGCAAACTTAACCCAAGTACTAGCCCTGAAATTCCAAGAAAATCTACAGATTATTCTTCAGATAGCAGTATTACACCTTCTGGTAGTCCCTGggtacagagaagaaaagctcaAACTATAACACAAGAGAAGAGTCCGGTCAGTAGCCCCATGTTAGCTCGGAAAATACAAACTGCAGATGGTCTACCTGTAGGGGTGCTGCGGCTGCCTAAAGGTCCTGATGGCACTAAAGGATTCCACAGTGGctgtgaaagaaggaaagctaTGAAGAATGAATAa